A region from the Ciconia boyciana chromosome 1, ASM3463844v1, whole genome shotgun sequence genome encodes:
- the CBY2 gene encoding protein chibby homolog 2 — protein MSAFDLTNQSMQSTEPEIDYIAPRMKLRDEMFVFIDGKWVNEIYCQPPFAPHRKLFSKKAQNEWSIWEENRALWEENQVLRIENRMLWEENKALQCLQSQNKAVQVIYTDAIQQSLQKENKPFPFFQERNIGFRVSPGNKALQAVQEKNRVLEDFQQENNTVPIIWKDQKCITVHEESKDASSDLQKDTDAITAVEEGNPGPAPQQEHEAKKKSTTPTQNEIKSPPSMQGEYEIFRALQDLHEFLHIFLKVNHLLGEQQGCHILYDVNRSFQEDYNKLKLQLNAVKNTVSDITAQMEMLEKELIAITSPMYEEAGQKLATEHRLGEM, from the coding sequence ATGTCTGCTTTTGATCTGACGAACCAGAGCATGCAGTCTACAGAGCCTGAGATAGACTATATCGCCCCACGGATGAAACTGAGGGACGAGATGTTTGTCTTTATTGATGGTAAATGGGTGAATGAGATCTACTGCCAGCCACCCTTTGCTCCCCACCGGAAACTCTTTAGCAAGAAGGCACAGAATGAGTGGAGCATCTGGGAGGAGAACAGAGCGCTCTGGGAGGAAAACCAAGTCCTCCGCATCGAAAACAGGATGctctgggaagaaaacaaggcTCTACAATGTCTCCAGTCACAGAACAAAGCTGTCCAGGTTATTTACACTGATGCCATTCAGCAAAGCctccagaaggaaaataagccATTCCCATTCTTCCAAGAGAGGAACATAGGCTTTCGGGTCAGCCCAGGCAACAAAGCTCTCCAGGCAGTCCAGGAAAAGAATAGAGTCTTAGAGGATTTCCAGCAGGAGAATAACACAGTCCCCATCATCTGGAAAGACCAAAAATGCATCACAGTCCATGAAGAGAGCAAAGATGCCAGCTCAGATCTTCAGAAGGACACTGATGCCATCACAGCTGTGGAAGAAGGCAACCCTGgcccagccccccagcaggaACATGAAGCTAAAAAGAAGAGCACCACTCCAACCCAGAATGAGATCAAGTCTCCCCCAAGCATGCAGGGTGAGTATGAAATCTTCCGGGCTCTCCAGGACTTGCATGAATTCCTCCACATCTTCCTGAAAGTGAACCATCTCCTTGGGGAGCAACAGGGTTGTCACATTCTCTATGATGTGAACAGATCCTTCCAAGAAGATTACAATAAATTGAAGCTGCAGCTGAATGCTGTGAAAAATACTGTGTCAGACATTACAGCTCAAATGGAAATGTTGGAAAAGGAGCTCATTGCCATTACTTCCCCAATGTATGAAGAAGCAGGACAGAAGCTGGCAACTGAGCATCGGCTTGGAGAGATGTGA